TGGAGACAGCGTTGAGCCGAAGCCGTTCAAGGCCAATGAAGGAGCATAGCGGTGTTTTTACCCGACCTCTGTATAAGAAGACCCGTATTCACCGTAATGATAGTCTCTGCGATAGGCGTCTTTGGAGCAATCGCCTATTTCATGCTCGGTGTGGACCAGTATCCCAAGATAGATTATCCCTATGTGGTGGTACAGACCAAACTGAGAGGCGCCAGCCCGGACGTCATGGAGCTGGACGTCACCGATCCCCTTGAAGAAGAGATAAACACTATACAGGGGATAAGAAACCTCACGTCCAAGAGTTCTGAGGGCTTCTCGGAGATAACGGTAGAGTTCAGACTGGACAGGGACATAGACGTTGCGGCGCAGGACGTGCGCGACAAGGTCGCCATAGCCCTGGAGAAGCTTCCGAAGGACGTTGAGCACCCGATAGTAGACAAACTGGACCCCTCCGCAAGCCCCATCATGTGGATAGCCGTACAGGGCAACATGCCGATTAAAGAGATAAGCGACTACGCCCACTACGTCCTGAAACCCAAGTTTCAGGTCCTCCCCGGCGTGGGCCTGATTATTGAGGGTGCCTCCCGCAGGAAGGCAATGCGAATCTGGCTCGACCCCAACCGCCTGAAGGCCCGGCAGATAACCGTAGAGGACGTCATTGACGCCCTGCGCAGGAAACACAGCGAGGTGCCCGGCGGGAAGATAGAAAGAGGGTCTGTGGAACTTTACATAAGGACCCTGGGGGAGTTCAAGGACGCGGAGGATTTTAATAACCTTATAATAGACTACCGTTCGGGCGCCCCCATAAAGTTAAAAGACGTCGGCTTTGCCGAGTTTGGAATGGAAGACCGGAGTATGGTAGGCCGGTACCGTTATGCCCCGGGGGCCATAGAGCCGGCTGTGGGCCTTGGCGTAAAGAAACAGTCGGGCGCGAATACCGTAGCCGTCTCCAGAGAGGTAATGAGGGTTTTTAAGGAGGCCAGAAAACACATGCCCGAGGGCATGTCTATGAACATTGCGGTGAACCGCGGCGACTTCATCGTTGCGTCCATAAATGACGTGCAGTATGCCATCCTTTTTGCGATATTAATAACCGGACTTGTGGTGCTGTTTTTCCTGCGAAATCCCGTTGGCACATTCATAGTCTTCCTGGCCATACCGGTTTCGTTCTTGGGCACCTTTACCGTGATGTATTTCCTGGGTTTTACGCTCAACAATATGACCCTGCTGGCGTTGAGCCTCGCCGTTGGTGTGGTGATAGACGACGCGATAGTGGTTCTGGAGAGCATATTCCGGCACAAGGAAAAAGGCCTGGAGCGTTTTGAAGCTGCCAGCAGAGGGGCGGGGCTGGTGGCCTTTGCGGTTATTTCCACAACGATAGTGATGGCGGCGATGTTCATTCCGGTGGCCTTCCTGGGCGGTATAGTGGGGAGATTCCTTTATGAGTTTGGAATTACCGTTTCGGTGGCCGTATTTGTCTCGACGTTTGTCGCGCTCACACTGACCCCGATGCTCTGCTCGCGCTGGCTGAAGGTCGGGGGCAAGCGAAACAAGGTATTTGTCTTCTTTGAGCGCATGTTCCTGGCGCTTGAGCGCGTTTACGTAAAGGCGCTTGGCTGGTCCTTACGGTGGAGGTTTATCATATGCATAATTGCTGCCGCAAGCCTGACGGTCGGCATATTTTTTGCGGGTCTTGTTGGGAGGGAGCTGGTGCCCTCGTCGGATACGGGGCAGTTTATGGTAAGCGTGAAGACGCCGGTAGGCTCGTCACTGGACTATACCGACAGTATGATGAAAAAGATCGGATATGTCCTTGACGAGACGCCGGAGGTAAAGTCGTTCTTCTCCGCGGGTGGTTTTGGCGGGGGGAACAAGGGTATCTTCTTTGTGCATCTTGTGCCAAAGTATGACCGTACGCGTTCACAGGGTGAGATTATCGCCGGACTGAGAAGACAATTTGCCGGGGTCCCGGGTGTCTTCGCGTTTCCTCTGGAGTTTGAGCGAAGCTTCGGTGCCGGGAGGGGCGCGGCGCTGGAGTTTTCCGTTTCCGGTCCGGAACTCACGGAACTGGAAAAGCTGGATGTGGAGTTTCAGGAAAGGCTTAGCAAGATACCCGGCATCGTTGACGTGGATTCTGACCTGGAACTGGGCCGGCCCATGGTTTACGTAAACATAGACCGCGAGAAGGCCGCGGACCTGGGTGTGGACGTAACCGGAATAGGTAACGCTATCAGGGCCATGATGGGCGGCGTAGAGGTAGTGGAAGCCAAATACAAACACGCAGGCAAACGATACAACACAATCGTAAGGCTCGCCGAACAATACCGGGACCTGCCACAGCACATAGGCGAGCTGCACCTGAGAAACAAAGAAGGACGTATTGTCGGGTTAAAGGACCTTGTGAGTATAGAAGAAGCAACCGGGTTCAACGTTATAAACAGAAGGAACCGGCAGCGCTCTTTTGTGATATCCGCGAATCTCGTTAAGGATGAAAAGACCCTGGGGGAAGCGGTCAAAGACGTTAATGAGATTGCCAAAGAAATACTGCCGGAGCAGTACATCATGGCCTTTTCGGGAAAGGCGGAGACGTTTAAGGAGTCTTTGCGTACTATAATATTTGTGCTCGTGCTGTCTATGGTTATAACCTATATGGTGCTTGCGTCCCTCTTTGACAGCTTTATCCACCCTTTAACCGTAATGGTGGCGTTACCCCTCAGCTTTGCGGGCGGGTTCGGCCTGCTGCTGGTCACCGGGAACACCATCAATGCATACAGTGTAATAGGTCTAATTCTGTTGTTCGGACTGGTTTCAAAGAATTCAATATTACTTGTGGACTACACCAATAGGCTGCGGCGCGCGGGCAAGGACGTCAGGGAGGCCATACTGGAGGCCGCGGAGACAAGAATGCGCCCTATCCTCATGACGGCCTTTTCGACTATGTTCGGGATGCTGCCAATTGCCATCGGTCTAGGCTACGGCGCGGAGGCGCGGGCCGGCATGGGTGTGGTAGCCGCGGGCGGGATGTTCTCTTCTATGTGCCTTACACTGCTTGTGGTGCCGGTATTTTATTCCCTGCTTGATGAACTTGTACAGATTACAAGACGTTCGAAACGCAAAAAACCTAAAAAACTAAAAAAGGCCGCCGCGGCCGCGTCTACTGCAAAGGAATAATAAATGTCCCTGGCGCTTATAACACTCTCGGAAGAAGGCCTGGAAGTCGCAGAGCGGCTGAGACCGGCCCTGGGAGAAGATGTTGACCTGTTCGTAACGGAAAGATTCAGCAAGGACAAGCCGCGCACAAAATCTTTCTCCAAGGGTATTCGTGCCCTTGTAGCCGAAATCTTTGATAAATACGACGGCCTGGTATTTATTATGGCCCTGGGCATAGTGGTAAGGGCAATTGCCCCGCACGTGAAGGACAAGCTCACGGACCCCGCGGTGGTAGTGGTGGACGACGCCGGACGCTACGCCGTCAGTGTGCTGTCGGGACACGAAGGCGGCGCAAACGACCTCGCCCTGAAGGTGTCCAATGTCCTCCACGCGGAGGCGGTTATAACAACGGGTACCGAGGCGAAAAAGGACCTGGTAGTCGGGGTGGGTTGCAAGGCCGACGTCTCTTCGGAGGCCGTTAAAGAGGCCATAGTGTCCGCGTTACAGTTTTGCCATATGCCGCTTGAGCGGGTGAGACTTGCGGCTACTATAGACGAGAGGGCGCGCGTGCCCGGCCTGGCCGAGGGCGTTCGAGAACTGGGAATACCCTTGAAGATAATCTCAAAAGAAGAGATAAATACGTGTGCGAAGGAGTTCAGCAGGTCTGAGTTCGTTAAGGAAAAAATCGGCGTCTGGGGCGTCTGTGAACCCGTGGCGCTGCTGGCGGGGAGGAGGACGAAATTAATACTGAAAAAACAGAAGTATCCGGGGGTAACCGTAGCCGTGGCCCAGGAAAACTTTTCGTAGTAGGCATCGGTCCCGGCTCAGCGGACGATATGACCCCCAGGGCAATTGAGGCGCTCAGGGCGTCTGACGTCATCGCCGGGTACAAGACATACCTGAAGCTGATAAAGGACGTGATAGGTGATAAACCCGTGCTGAGTTCAGGCATGGGAGAAGAACGGCAGAGGTGTGAGGCCGCGCTCAAGGAGGCCGCGGAGGGCAAGGTAGTGTCCATCGTGAGTAGCGGCGACCCTGGGGTCTACGGCATGGCCGGACTTGTGCTGGAGCTGGCCGGGCGTGTGAACCCCAAAATCCCCGTTGAAATAATCCCCGGTATCCCCGCGTCCTCTGCCGCGGCCGCGCTCTTAGGGGCGCCGGTCATGCACGACCACGCCGTTATCAGCCTGAGCGACCTGCTCACCCCCTGGGATTTGATAGAAAAGAGGCTGCGGCTTGCGGTCGAGGGGGACTATGTCATTGTGCTATACAACCCCAGGAGCTCACAGCGGACCTCTCAGATAGAGAAGGCGCAGCAGATAATTATGGAGAAGAGGCCGGGGTCACTGCCCGTTGGCATCGTGAAAAATGCCGGAAGAACGGGACAGGAGATAGCTGTGACCACCATCTCCGAGATGCTTAACCATACGATAGACATGACTACTATAATCATAATCGGCAACTCCACCACGTTTGTCTCAGATAATTTCATGGTAACAAAGCGAGGCTATAAGCTGTGATACTGGTAATGTCAGGCACTGCCGACGGCAGGGAGATAGTCCGCAGGCTGCACGATGCAAAGGTAAAAGTCATTACCACCGTTGCCACACCGTACGGCGAGGAGATTTTTGCGGGGATGGGACTCGGCCACCTCTGTGTGAAGGGCAGGATGGACGGGGACGAGCTGGTCCGATTCATCGATGATAACGGCGTGGACACCGTCATAGACGCCACACACCCCTACGCCGCCAACGCCTCCCTGAACGCAATGCGGGCCTGCGGGGAAAAGGGCATCAGGTATATCAGGTTCCAGAGAGAGGCCACGCCACTACCGGAATCCCCCCTCATACACGGAGTAGACGGCGTAAATGAGGCCGTGGAGGCGGCGGGTAAGCTGGGCGGCAGGATACTCCTCACCACCGGGTTTAACAGTGTAAAGGATTTTATCAGGCTGCGGGACGGTGGCAGTCACGAGATAATCGTCCGCATCCTCCCCATGCCGGAACATATCAGCAGGTGCGTCGAGATGGGAATCTTACCAAAAAACATCCTGGCCATTCAGGGCCCGTTTTCCAGGGAATTTAATATAGTAAACATCCGCGACTTCAGCATAGACGTCGTCGTCACCAAAGACGGCGGCAGAGAGGCCCGGACCCGGGAGAAACTCGACGCCTGCCTTGAGTGTGAAATTCCAATAGTAATCATCCACCGCCCTGTGCTAGACTATCCCTGTACATGCTCAAGTATAGAAGAAGTTATGGAGCTTGTTTAGGAGATTATCGGGAGGTATATCTTATGAAACTCCATGTAGTGTTGGAGAAAGACGAAGCGGGTTACTATGTGGTGGAGGTACCTGCGCTGCCGGGTTGTTTATCGCAGGGCAAGACGAGTGAAGAGGCCCTGGAAAACGTAAAGGAAGCTATCGATGGCTGGCTGGAGGTAATGGAGTCCAAACATACCTTTGACACGTCTAAGGCGATAGAGGTTGTTGTTTAATACCGCTCAGACTGTGCTCCGGCCAGGAGGCTGTTAAAAACGTAGGGACAGGGCTTGTCCCTGTCCGTTCTCGGACAGCCACGAGGGCTGTCCCTACACAAAAGCTTTTCCCTCAAATTGTTACTTTAAAGTCATTAGTGGGTGAACAATAATGACACTTGAGTTTCCCATTATGATTTGTGTAGGTAACCCCGTCGATAAGACCCCTACCTCGAGACCAACGCCCCCCTTGATAATCATCCACCGCCCCCGGCTGGACTATTCTATAACGTTTTGAATCTACATTAGCTTGTAAACTGTATTTAAGCCATGAACATGTTTTGCTGGAAAACCCATGTTGTTACCGCAGTAACATCCCGGAATTGTGTTGCAAACAAATAGAGCTACATGCCTATAAAAAGCTTCTTCTTTTCTCATTGACATTGCGAAAGCACATTGTATAGAATCAACCCGCATATACCAGAACAACGTAAGTGTGTGTATATGATACGAATGTAGTATAAGTAGTGTGTTTTGTGTGGCAGAAGAATATTTAGGCGGTGATACATGAGTATACAATTTAATCGTAGAGATATTGGGTATACAGTCATTTCACGGTTTGAAGAATCTTTTAGATGCTTCTTGTCAGAGAAGCTTCCTATTCATAATGTAAATTACGTAGAGGGTATTCCACCTGGAGTTATAAGTAAAATCAAGGATCGAATATCAAGTGCTGATTATGAGGAAATAGGTGATTTGCT
Above is a genomic segment from Candidatus Bathyanammoxibius amoris containing:
- a CDS encoding type II toxin-antitoxin system HicB family antitoxin; this encodes MKLHVVLEKDEAGYYVVEVPALPGCLSQGKTSEEALENVKEAIDGWLEVMESKHTFDTSKAIEVVV
- a CDS encoding cobalamin biosynthesis protein; the encoded protein is MSLALITLSEEGLEVAERLRPALGEDVDLFVTERFSKDKPRTKSFSKGIRALVAEIFDKYDGLVFIMALGIVVRAIAPHVKDKLTDPAVVVVDDAGRYAVSVLSGHEGGANDLALKVSNVLHAEAVITTGTEAKKDLVVGVGCKADVSSEAVKEAIVSALQFCHMPLERVRLAATIDERARVPGLAEGVRELGIPLKIISKEEINTCAKEFSRSEFVKEKIGVWGVCEPVALLAGRRTKLILKKQKYPGVTVAVAQENFS
- a CDS encoding efflux RND transporter permease subunit, giving the protein MFLPDLCIRRPVFTVMIVSAIGVFGAIAYFMLGVDQYPKIDYPYVVVQTKLRGASPDVMELDVTDPLEEEINTIQGIRNLTSKSSEGFSEITVEFRLDRDIDVAAQDVRDKVAIALEKLPKDVEHPIVDKLDPSASPIMWIAVQGNMPIKEISDYAHYVLKPKFQVLPGVGLIIEGASRRKAMRIWLDPNRLKARQITVEDVIDALRRKHSEVPGGKIERGSVELYIRTLGEFKDAEDFNNLIIDYRSGAPIKLKDVGFAEFGMEDRSMVGRYRYAPGAIEPAVGLGVKKQSGANTVAVSREVMRVFKEARKHMPEGMSMNIAVNRGDFIVASINDVQYAILFAILITGLVVLFFLRNPVGTFIVFLAIPVSFLGTFTVMYFLGFTLNNMTLLALSLAVGVVIDDAIVVLESIFRHKEKGLERFEAASRGAGLVAFAVISTTIVMAAMFIPVAFLGGIVGRFLYEFGITVSVAVFVSTFVALTLTPMLCSRWLKVGGKRNKVFVFFERMFLALERVYVKALGWSLRWRFIICIIAAASLTVGIFFAGLVGRELVPSSDTGQFMVSVKTPVGSSLDYTDSMMKKIGYVLDETPEVKSFFSAGGFGGGNKGIFFVHLVPKYDRTRSQGEIIAGLRRQFAGVPGVFAFPLEFERSFGAGRGAALEFSVSGPELTELEKLDVEFQERLSKIPGIVDVDSDLELGRPMVYVNIDREKAADLGVDVTGIGNAIRAMMGGVEVVEAKYKHAGKRYNTIVRLAEQYRDLPQHIGELHLRNKEGRIVGLKDLVSIEEATGFNVINRRNRQRSFVISANLVKDEKTLGEAVKDVNEIAKEILPEQYIMAFSGKAETFKESLRTIIFVLVLSMVITYMVLASLFDSFIHPLTVMVALPLSFAGGFGLLLVTGNTINAYSVIGLILLFGLVSKNSILLVDYTNRLRRAGKDVREAILEAAETRMRPILMTAFSTMFGMLPIAIGLGYGAEARAGMGVVAAGGMFSSMCLTLLVVPVFYSLLDELVQITRRSKRKKPKKLKKAAAAASTAKE
- the cobJ gene encoding precorrin-3B C(17)-methyltransferase, with amino-acid sequence MTPRAIEALRASDVIAGYKTYLKLIKDVIGDKPVLSSGMGEERQRCEAALKEAAEGKVVSIVSSGDPGVYGMAGLVLELAGRVNPKIPVEIIPGIPASSAAAALLGAPVMHDHAVISLSDLLTPWDLIEKRLRLAVEGDYVIVLYNPRSSQRTSQIEKAQQIIMEKRPGSLPVGIVKNAGRTGQEIAVTTISEMLNHTIDMTTIIIIGNSTTFVSDNFMVTKRGYKL
- the cobK gene encoding precorrin-6A reductase, whose protein sequence is MILVMSGTADGREIVRRLHDAKVKVITTVATPYGEEIFAGMGLGHLCVKGRMDGDELVRFIDDNGVDTVIDATHPYAANASLNAMRACGEKGIRYIRFQREATPLPESPLIHGVDGVNEAVEAAGKLGGRILLTTGFNSVKDFIRLRDGGSHEIIVRILPMPEHISRCVEMGILPKNILAIQGPFSREFNIVNIRDFSIDVVVTKDGGREARTREKLDACLECEIPIVIIHRPVLDYPCTCSSIEEVMELV